One region of Baekduia soli genomic DNA includes:
- a CDS encoding SDR family oxidoreductase: protein MDLELGGLRALVTGGSRGIGRGIAARLAAEGAAVAVCARDGAAAAEAGEALGGFGMAADVTSEDDLQRFVAVAAQRLGGVDLVVANAGGASGGAPLEEADAAAWSQTMAVNVVHAPALIRASLGHLERSAHAAALIISSVSGLRPQLRAQYAAAKAAEIHAAAALGRELGPRGIRVNALSPGSILFEGGGWEARRDRDPEAFARWIAAELPHGRLGTVEEVADVAAFLLSPRASWVNGANVVVDGGQGHPNMP from the coding sequence ATGGACCTGGAGCTCGGAGGCCTGCGCGCGCTGGTGACCGGCGGCAGCCGCGGCATCGGCCGCGGCATCGCCGCCCGTCTGGCCGCCGAGGGTGCGGCCGTCGCGGTCTGCGCCCGCGACGGTGCCGCCGCCGCCGAGGCGGGGGAGGCCCTGGGCGGCTTCGGGATGGCCGCCGACGTGACGAGCGAGGACGACCTGCAGCGCTTCGTCGCCGTCGCGGCGCAGCGGCTGGGCGGCGTCGACCTCGTCGTCGCCAACGCGGGCGGTGCGAGCGGGGGCGCCCCCCTGGAGGAGGCCGACGCCGCGGCCTGGTCGCAGACCATGGCCGTCAACGTGGTCCACGCGCCCGCGCTCATCCGTGCGAGCCTGGGCCACCTCGAGCGCTCGGCGCACGCGGCGGCGCTGATCATCAGCTCGGTCTCCGGGCTGCGCCCGCAGCTGCGCGCCCAGTACGCCGCGGCCAAGGCCGCCGAGATCCACGCCGCCGCCGCGCTGGGCCGCGAGCTGGGGCCCAGGGGCATCCGGGTCAACGCGCTGAGCCCGGGCTCGATCCTGTTCGAGGGCGGGGGCTGGGAGGCCCGCCGCGACCGCGACCCCGAGGCCTTCGCCCGCTGGATCGCCGCCGAGCTGCCGCACGGGCGCCTGGGCACCGTGGAGGAGGTCGCCGACGTCGCGGCGTTCCTGCTCTCGCCGCGCGCGAGCTGGGTCAACGGCGCCAACGTCGTCGTCGACGGCGGCCAGGGGCATCCGAACATGCCGTAG
- a CDS encoding MFS transporter: protein MSAADLRRDEAEALYRHTIRVLTVAQILSGAGLAAGVVVGGLIAEDMLGGKGSAGVPSALFTLGSAVASLLVGRLSQHRGRRPGLATGYAAGAAGAAGVVAATALDSVALLLASLLVYGAGTATNLQARYAGADLVTEERRGRAVSAVLVATTVGAVIGPNLVSVTGDVARSVHVTPLAGPFMLAGAAYLAAALVIFARMRPDPLLSSRRWAADAAREAPHGAPAPSAGSPRQVRIAAAGMVITQIVMVGIMTMTPIHMRDHGHSLAAAGMVVSIHIAAMYLPSPLTGRLVDRVGRRPVIGAGAVVLLSSGLLAALAPADSMVLLSIALGLLGLGWNLGLIGGTAMLTDATPIATRARTQGSVDLSVSLAGATGGIGSGLVVAASGYSALSFTGGAIALLLIPLLAVNRGPGVPAEPAPAEPEPAPVVP, encoded by the coding sequence GTGAGCGCCGCCGACCTGCGCCGGGACGAGGCCGAGGCGCTCTACCGCCACACGATCCGCGTGCTGACGGTCGCCCAGATCCTCAGCGGCGCGGGCCTGGCGGCGGGCGTCGTGGTCGGCGGGCTCATCGCCGAGGACATGCTCGGCGGCAAGGGCTCGGCCGGCGTGCCGTCTGCGCTGTTCACGCTCGGCTCGGCGGTCGCGTCGCTGCTGGTGGGCCGGCTCTCCCAGCACCGCGGGCGCCGGCCGGGCCTGGCGACGGGCTACGCCGCCGGCGCGGCGGGGGCCGCCGGGGTCGTGGCCGCCACGGCGCTGGACAGCGTGGCGCTGCTGCTGGCCTCCCTGCTGGTCTACGGCGCCGGGACCGCGACCAACCTCCAGGCGCGCTACGCGGGCGCCGACCTCGTCACGGAGGAGCGCCGCGGCCGCGCCGTGAGCGCCGTGCTCGTCGCCACGACCGTCGGCGCGGTCATCGGGCCCAACCTCGTCTCGGTCACCGGCGACGTCGCCCGCAGCGTGCACGTCACGCCGCTGGCCGGGCCGTTCATGCTCGCCGGGGCCGCCTACCTGGCCGCCGCGCTGGTGATCTTCGCGCGCATGCGGCCCGACCCGCTGCTGAGCTCGCGCCGCTGGGCCGCCGACGCCGCGCGCGAGGCGCCCCACGGCGCACCCGCCCCGTCGGCGGGCTCGCCGCGCCAGGTGCGCATCGCCGCCGCCGGCATGGTCATCACCCAGATCGTGATGGTGGGGATCATGACCATGACGCCGATCCACATGCGCGATCACGGCCACAGCCTCGCCGCCGCCGGGATGGTCGTCTCCATCCACATCGCGGCGATGTACCTGCCCTCGCCGCTGACGGGGCGGCTCGTGGACCGGGTCGGCCGCCGGCCCGTGATCGGCGCGGGCGCAGTGGTCCTGCTGAGCTCCGGCCTGCTCGCCGCGCTGGCCCCGGCCGACTCGATGGTCCTGCTCTCGATCGCCCTCGGCCTGCTCGGGCTGGGCTGGAACCTCGGCCTCATCGGGGGCACCGCGATGCTCACCGACGCCACGCCGATCGCCACGCGCGCGCGGACCCAGGGCTCCGTCGACCTGTCGGTCAGCCTCGCCGGCGCGACGGGCGGCATCGGCAGCGGCCTCGTCGTGGCCGCCAGCGGCTACTCGGCGCTCTCGTTCACCGGCGGGGCGATCGCCCTGCTGCTCATCCCGCTGCTGGCCGTCAACCGCGGCCCGGGCGTCCCGGCCGAGCCCGCTCCGGCCGAGCCGGAGCCCGCGCCCGTCGTGCCCTGA
- a CDS encoding serine/threonine protein kinase, protein MRNTRMVTVAVALIAVMALPAMAAAKANPYTAAGVCGPGFKPIDRHRLVDGNWGQLLSEVVLTYNASTGQNCVVNLKRYRVGQAEKYGDWLYAEVYTRPLTNPANLDSDQGNFKFFAGPVYVTARSKCVRWGGGADLLVPSNWSPRGEFHSAFRSGWTHCG, encoded by the coding sequence ATGAGGAACACACGGATGGTCACCGTCGCCGTCGCGCTCATCGCCGTCATGGCGCTCCCCGCGATGGCCGCCGCCAAGGCCAACCCCTACACCGCGGCGGGGGTGTGCGGCCCGGGCTTCAAGCCCATCGACCGCCACAGGCTCGTCGACGGCAACTGGGGCCAGCTGCTCTCCGAGGTCGTGCTGACCTACAACGCCTCGACCGGGCAGAACTGCGTCGTCAACCTCAAGCGCTACCGCGTCGGCCAGGCCGAGAAGTACGGCGACTGGCTCTACGCCGAGGTCTACACGCGGCCGCTGACCAACCCCGCCAACCTCGACAGCGACCAGGGCAACTTCAAGTTCTTCGCCGGCCCGGTCTACGTCACGGCCCGCAGCAAGTGCGTGCGGTGGGGCGGCGGCGCCGACCTGCTCGTGCCGTCCAACTGGTCGCCGCGCGGCGAGTTCCACTCGGCCTTCCGGTCGGGCTGGACGCACTGCGGCTGA
- a CDS encoding MFS transporter yields MSSAHPRRWSALAVIALAQFVVIMDTSIIGVALPEIQAALGFGAESLSWMFNAYVVALGGLLLLGGRLSDLFGARRMFMFGWAILAAGSLAAGLAGSVGVEIAARAAQGIGAAFIAPSALTLLMMLFGSDPRELMKAFSIYGAAAPAGGTAGVFLGGVITEWISWPWVFFINIPLALGVLAVTPRLMPGVPARRGSVDVLGAVIATAGLALTVFGVVRAPEEGWQAPATLLSIAAGAALLAGFVAVQAVRRAPLLRLGIFRAPNLAAANVSQLLLGGAWIPMWFFLNLYLQRVLGFGAFEGGAALLPMTAMIAVLMVVVAPRLQARVGAKPMVVGGLLVLGSGLFVLSLSRPDGSFAVDVLPGSLLAATGMALAFIPSLGTAIQSAPPEEGGLASGIVNTAYQVGSALGLAAMTAVAGSHGADRIGDAAAQTGGYSAAFVGAAGVAVAGAIVALLTLRSPGPAQPELDATAADDRQAIAA; encoded by the coding sequence ATGTCGTCCGCACACCCGCGGCGTTGGTCGGCCCTGGCCGTCATCGCCCTCGCGCAGTTCGTCGTCATCATGGACACCTCGATCATCGGAGTGGCCCTGCCCGAGATCCAGGCCGCTCTCGGCTTCGGCGCCGAGAGCCTCTCCTGGATGTTCAACGCCTACGTCGTCGCGCTCGGCGGCCTGCTGCTGCTCGGCGGCCGCCTGTCAGACCTCTTCGGCGCCAGGCGCATGTTCATGTTCGGTTGGGCGATCCTCGCCGCCGGATCGCTGGCCGCCGGCCTGGCCGGTTCGGTCGGCGTGGAGATCGCCGCCCGCGCCGCCCAGGGCATCGGCGCGGCGTTCATCGCCCCGTCGGCCCTGACGTTGCTGATGATGCTCTTCGGCTCGGACCCCAGGGAGCTGATGAAGGCCTTCTCGATCTACGGCGCCGCGGCGCCGGCCGGCGGCACCGCCGGCGTCTTCCTCGGCGGCGTCATCACCGAGTGGATCAGCTGGCCGTGGGTCTTCTTCATCAACATCCCGCTCGCCCTCGGGGTGCTCGCGGTCACGCCGAGGCTGATGCCCGGCGTCCCGGCGCGCCGTGGATCGGTCGACGTGCTCGGCGCCGTGATCGCCACGGCCGGCCTGGCGCTGACCGTCTTCGGCGTCGTCCGAGCGCCTGAGGAGGGCTGGCAGGCGCCGGCCACGCTGCTGAGCATCGCCGCCGGCGCCGCGCTGCTGGCCGGCTTCGTCGCCGTCCAGGCGGTGCGGCGCGCGCCGCTGCTGCGGCTCGGCATCTTCCGCGCTCCCAACCTGGCCGCGGCCAACGTCAGCCAGCTGCTGCTGGGTGGCGCGTGGATTCCCATGTGGTTCTTCCTGAACCTCTACCTGCAGCGGGTGCTCGGCTTCGGGGCCTTCGAGGGCGGCGCCGCGCTGCTGCCCATGACCGCGATGATCGCGGTGCTGATGGTCGTGGTCGCACCCCGCCTGCAGGCTCGCGTGGGCGCCAAGCCGATGGTCGTCGGTGGCCTGCTCGTGCTCGGCTCCGGCCTGTTCGTGCTGTCGCTGAGCCGTCCGGACGGAAGCTTCGCCGTCGACGTGCTGCCCGGCTCGCTGCTGGCGGCCACCGGGATGGCGCTGGCCTTCATCCCGTCGCTGGGCACCGCCATCCAGTCCGCACCGCCCGAGGAGGGCGGCCTGGCATCCGGGATCGTCAACACCGCCTACCAGGTCGGCTCCGCGCTCGGCCTGGCGGCCATGACCGCGGTCGCCGGCAGCCACGGCGCCGATCGGATCGGCGACGCCGCCGCCCAGACCGGCGGGTACTCGGCCGCCTTCGTCGGGGCGGCGGGCGTCGCCGTCGCCGGGGCGATCGTCGCCCTGCTCACGCTGCGCAGCCCCGGGCCGGCTCAGCCGGAGCTCGACGCGACGGCGGCCGACGACCGCCAGGCCATCGCCGCCTAG
- a CDS encoding adenylate/guanylate cyclase domain-containing protein: MGDESTFMFADIAGFTALTEAHGDDEAADLALEFCRRVSRQLGPEDGEVVKTIGDAVMVRLTSAGRAIRLGVAIVEDLMSEHGQPTVRVGMHSGPATRRGGDYFGTTVNLAARIAAAAAGGEVLISETVRQLGAAALSDVAVTARGEARFRNVAAPVALYAVHRAHEPGRRQHPLDPVCRMAVVPGREARRVTHGDTIHFFCSELCADRFSAAPGDYVGSMRAT, encoded by the coding sequence GTGGGCGACGAAAGCACGTTCATGTTCGCCGACATCGCCGGGTTCACCGCCTTGACGGAGGCCCACGGTGACGACGAGGCGGCCGACCTGGCGCTGGAGTTCTGCCGGCGCGTCAGCCGGCAGCTCGGCCCCGAGGACGGCGAGGTCGTCAAGACCATCGGCGACGCCGTGATGGTGCGCCTGACGTCGGCCGGGCGGGCGATCCGCCTGGGGGTCGCTATCGTCGAGGACCTCATGTCCGAGCATGGGCAGCCCACGGTCCGCGTCGGGATGCACAGCGGGCCCGCGACGCGACGCGGGGGCGACTACTTCGGCACGACGGTGAACCTCGCGGCCCGCATCGCCGCGGCCGCCGCGGGCGGGGAGGTGCTGATCTCCGAGACCGTTCGGCAGCTCGGGGCAGCGGCGCTGAGCGACGTGGCCGTCACCGCGCGCGGCGAGGCCCGGTTTCGCAATGTCGCTGCACCGGTCGCGCTGTACGCGGTCCACCGCGCCCACGAGCCCGGCAGGCGGCAGCACCCGCTCGATCCCGTGTGCCGCATGGCCGTGGTCCCCGGGCGTGAGGCGCGGCGCGTGACGCACGGCGACACGATCCACTTCTTCTGCTCGGAGCTGTGCGCCGACCGGTTCTCCGCGGCACCCGGCGACTACGTGGGGTCGATGCGAGCGACGTGA
- a CDS encoding YnfA family protein, whose amino-acid sequence MAEIGGAYLVWIGIKEHRGLAFIAVGAMALAAYGVIAAFQPSHEFGRVLAACGGVLIVGSLLWGITFDGFRPDRSDFAGAFICLVGVGVIMYAR is encoded by the coding sequence ATCGCCGAGATCGGCGGCGCCTACCTCGTCTGGATCGGCATCAAGGAGCACAGGGGCCTCGCGTTCATCGCTGTCGGCGCCATGGCCCTCGCCGCCTACGGCGTCATCGCCGCCTTCCAGCCGAGCCATGAGTTCGGCCGGGTGCTGGCGGCCTGCGGCGGCGTCCTCATCGTCGGATCGCTGCTCTGGGGCATCACCTTCGACGGCTTCCGCCCCGATCGCTCGGACTTCGCCGGCGCGTTCATCTGCCTTGTCGGCGTCGGGGTCATCATGTACGCCCGCTGA
- a CDS encoding SIS domain-containing protein translates to MTDTRWHTDDHPELRAGPPWVMQEMIATQPALAEQMLSHPSPAAAAIAAEIESALAAGRSVTVTGCGTSEHAAHGIAALIRGVVNRGRRPLIHARPALSAAIDPIDGVCLAVSHDGGTRATALATAAARQAGARTAAVVHDPSSAVAAAVDHVLVTPRHDDSWCHTVAYTSAIAAGAAIAEHLGPMTIQPAAAAAVLRSGAAVDAVPLADHLSGSRVLLCAGAGIDHITARELALKIAEGARMPTVALDSRLCCTARSPATTPATR, encoded by the coding sequence ATGACCGATACCCGCTGGCATACCGACGACCATCCCGAGCTGCGAGCCGGCCCGCCGTGGGTCATGCAGGAGATGATCGCCACCCAGCCGGCGCTGGCCGAGCAGATGCTCTCCCACCCCTCGCCGGCGGCCGCCGCCATCGCCGCCGAGATCGAGAGCGCGCTCGCCGCTGGTCGGTCGGTGACCGTGACGGGGTGTGGCACCTCCGAGCACGCCGCCCACGGGATCGCGGCGCTCATCCGCGGCGTCGTGAATCGGGGGCGCCGGCCGCTCATCCACGCCCGGCCGGCGCTCAGCGCGGCCATCGATCCCATCGACGGCGTCTGCCTGGCGGTCTCACACGACGGCGGCACTCGTGCGACGGCGTTGGCCACGGCAGCGGCCCGCCAGGCCGGTGCGCGCACGGCGGCGGTCGTCCACGACCCGTCCTCCGCCGTGGCCGCCGCCGTCGACCATGTCCTCGTGACACCACGCCACGACGACTCGTGGTGTCACACCGTCGCCTACACCTCGGCGATCGCCGCGGGTGCGGCGATCGCCGAGCACCTTGGCCCGATGACCATCCAGCCGGCCGCCGCGGCTGCGGTGCTGCGCAGCGGCGCCGCGGTCGATGCGGTCCCGCTCGCCGACCACCTGTCCGGCAGCCGCGTCCTGCTGTGCGCCGGTGCGGGCATCGACCACATCACGGCACGCGAGCTGGCGCTGAAGATCGCCGAGGGCGCTCGGATGCCCACCGTCGCCCTCGACTCGAGACTGTGCTGCACGGCTCGCTCGCCGGCCACGACTCCGGCGACGCGGTGA
- a CDS encoding PLP-dependent transferase, translating to MSTTCCASSTTFATPLLQRPLELGADVVIHSAAEAIGGHSDLLPTGVPSPARSRPPHARRLGIHRP from the coding sequence CTGAGCACGACCTGCTGTGCGTCGTCGACAACGTTCGCCACGCCGCTGCTGCAGCGCCCGCTCGAGCTCGGCGCCGACGTGGTGATCCACAGCGCGGCCGAGGCGATCGGGGGACACTCGGATCTGCTGCCGACTGGCGTCCCATCCCCAGCACGATCGCGCCCGCCGCACGCTCGGCGGCTCGGGATTCACAGGCCCTGA
- a CDS encoding B3/B4 domain-containing protein gives MPDDALDVLVDPVIHAEHPDYVALVLLASGLVNGPSDAGSDARLTAAEAHLRTCGLTRATDHPHIAAWRAAFSAFGAKPSRYPSSAEALITRVLKGQALPRVNVLVDLYNAVSVGHVVPLGGEDADHLEGPLRLTVTTGGEPFDPRGDGLDVEHLPPGEVVWRDDRAVTCRRWNWRQGRRTQLTDATTRAFFVFDRLDGLSTDELHHAADELSGLLLDRWPDCRLDRIERRAT, from the coding sequence GTGCCTGACGACGCGCTCGACGTCCTCGTGGACCCCGTCATCCACGCCGAGCATCCCGACTACGTCGCACTCGTCCTGCTGGCCTCTGGACTGGTCAACGGCCCGTCGGACGCCGGAAGCGACGCCCGGCTCACCGCCGCCGAGGCCCACCTGCGTACCTGCGGCCTGACCCGTGCGACCGACCACCCGCACATCGCCGCGTGGCGCGCGGCGTTCAGCGCCTTCGGCGCCAAGCCCAGTCGATACCCGAGCTCCGCCGAGGCCCTCATCACCCGGGTCCTCAAGGGGCAGGCGCTCCCGCGCGTCAACGTCCTCGTCGACCTCTACAACGCGGTCAGCGTCGGCCATGTCGTGCCGCTGGGCGGCGAGGACGCCGACCACCTGGAGGGCCCGTTGCGCCTGACCGTCACGACGGGCGGCGAGCCGTTCGATCCCCGCGGCGACGGCCTCGACGTCGAGCACCTCCCACCCGGCGAAGTGGTCTGGCGTGACGACCGCGCCGTGACCTGCCGTCGCTGGAACTGGCGCCAGGGACGCCGCACCCAGCTCACCGACGCCACGACGCGCGCGTTCTTCGTCTTCGACCGCCTCGATGGGCTCTCCACCGACGAATTGCACCACGCCGCCGACGAGCTCTCGGGCCTGCTCCTGGATCGCTGGCCCGACTGTCGCCTCGACCGCATCGAGCGCCGGGCCACATGA
- a CDS encoding helix-turn-helix domain-containing protein — MNDATLDIVARNVRSARVAAGWSLDVLARRANVSKGALVALEGARGNPNLATLVGLADALGRSVSSLMEDAHPGPAPVVVDAGDIAPLWTGPSGGTARLLLTNPRPAPVEVWRWRLYPGERHDSHAHPPGVTETLTVVRGQMLLTLADTACPLHAGQTTAFASDVPHSYQGAGRGPCELIMTVHLTPEHHGA; from the coding sequence GTGAACGACGCCACCCTGGACATCGTCGCCCGCAACGTCCGTTCCGCGCGGGTCGCCGCTGGATGGTCGCTCGACGTCCTCGCCCGGCGGGCGAACGTCAGCAAGGGTGCGCTGGTCGCGCTGGAGGGGGCGCGCGGCAACCCGAACCTGGCGACGCTCGTGGGCCTGGCCGACGCGCTCGGGCGGTCGGTGTCCTCGCTGATGGAGGACGCCCACCCCGGGCCGGCGCCCGTCGTCGTCGATGCCGGCGACATCGCGCCGCTGTGGACCGGTCCGTCCGGCGGTACGGCCCGGCTGTTGCTCACCAATCCCCGTCCGGCGCCGGTCGAGGTGTGGCGCTGGCGGCTGTACCCCGGGGAGCGCCACGACAGCCACGCCCACCCTCCCGGGGTCACCGAGACGCTGACCGTCGTACGAGGCCAGATGCTGCTCACGCTCGCCGACACCGCCTGCCCATTGCACGCCGGCCAGACGACCGCCTTTGCCTCCGACGTGCCCCACTCCTACCAGGGCGCGGGCCGCGGGCCGTGCGAGCTGATCATGACCGTCCACCTCACACCGGAGCATCACGGTGCCTGA
- a CDS encoding calcium-binding protein, translating to MPFLGTAGPDRIEGSVNGDVEYGQAGNDYMRGQDGDDCLYGQDGNDTLIGENGADLLVGGLGNDQVFGGLGNDKLYGNAGRDVLYGGAGTDRLSGGDGADKLYGESGNDSLFGGNGNDRLSGADGNDILSGGAGNDQIYGGNGADKITGGAGRDVIRAGAGNDTIHARDRHRDVIDCGSGRDTVIADKVDSVRSNCEKVSRK from the coding sequence GTGCCGTTCCTCGGCACCGCGGGCCCGGATCGCATCGAGGGCTCGGTCAACGGCGACGTCGAGTACGGCCAGGCGGGCAACGACTACATGCGCGGCCAGGACGGCGATGACTGTCTCTACGGCCAGGACGGCAACGACACGCTGATCGGCGAGAACGGCGCGGACCTGCTCGTCGGCGGCCTGGGCAACGACCAGGTCTTCGGCGGCCTGGGCAACGACAAGCTGTACGGCAACGCCGGCCGGGACGTCCTGTACGGCGGCGCGGGCACCGACCGCCTGTCGGGCGGCGACGGCGCCGACAAGCTGTACGGCGAGTCCGGCAACGACTCGCTGTTCGGCGGCAACGGCAACGACCGGCTGTCGGGCGCGGACGGCAACGACATCCTGTCCGGCGGCGCGGGCAACGACCAGATCTACGGCGGCAACGGCGCCGACAAGATCACCGGTGGGGCCGGGCGCGACGTCATCCGCGCCGGCGCCGGCAACGACACGATCCACGCCCGCGACCGCCATCGCGACGTGATCGATTGCGGCTCGGGCCGCGACACGGTGATCGCCGACAAGGTCGACTCCGTGCGCAGCAACTGCGAGAAGGTCTCGCGCAAGTAG
- a CDS encoding enoyl-CoA hydratase/isomerase family protein produces MTSSDFRCLRLDRDGDVLRVTIDHPDSKINAVDDDLHHDLTALFRHLKQVDDARAILLTGSKGVFSVGGDFDWFKTLDSPRRVFDLHRDAKQMIWDLLDVQLPIVAAVNGHAMGLAANLALFCDVIFMGESALIADPHVKAGIVAGDGGTAIWPMTIGPARAKEYLLTGDPLTARDAERLGLINHAVPDDELDEAAMAFAKRLAAGAPMAVQYTKLAVNKLIKEALSVSFDAATGYEMVTMLSEDHGEAIESFLNRRPPEFTGR; encoded by the coding sequence ATGACGTCGAGTGACTTCCGCTGCCTGCGCCTGGACCGCGACGGCGACGTGCTGCGCGTGACGATCGATCATCCCGACAGCAAGATCAATGCCGTCGACGACGACCTGCACCACGACCTCACGGCGCTGTTCCGCCATCTCAAGCAGGTCGACGACGCGCGGGCGATCCTGCTCACGGGCTCCAAGGGCGTCTTCTCGGTCGGCGGCGACTTCGACTGGTTCAAGACGCTGGACTCGCCCCGGCGTGTCTTCGACCTGCACCGCGACGCCAAGCAGATGATCTGGGACCTGCTGGACGTCCAGCTGCCGATCGTCGCCGCCGTCAACGGCCACGCCATGGGCCTGGCGGCCAACCTCGCGCTGTTCTGCGACGTGATCTTCATGGGGGAGAGCGCCCTGATCGCCGACCCGCACGTCAAGGCCGGGATCGTCGCCGGCGACGGCGGCACCGCGATCTGGCCGATGACCATCGGGCCGGCGCGCGCCAAGGAGTACCTGTTGACCGGCGACCCGCTGACCGCCAGGGACGCCGAGCGCCTGGGCCTCATCAACCACGCCGTTCCCGACGACGAGCTCGACGAGGCCGCGATGGCGTTCGCCAAGCGCCTGGCCGCCGGCGCCCCGATGGCCGTGCAGTACACCAAGCTGGCCGTCAACAAGCTCATCAAGGAGGCCCTGAGCGTCTCCTTCGACGCCGCGACCGGCTACGAGATGGTCACGATGCTCAGCGAGGACCACGGCGAGGCGATCGAGTCCTTCCTCAACCGCCGCCCGCCGGAGTTCACGGGGAGGTAG
- a CDS encoding class I adenylate-forming enzyme family protein gives MTVTQATEPNASYWHQDPTPMPALDRRYDELLQHGVDTVPDREALVFVPYGGQGPSRWTYAELGRDVERVARALVAWEVRRGEVVAVYAANRPEFVLLQFACSQLGAIAVPVNPLYAPDELAYVLDRAAVKVCFADAVHKDLALWDTLARIAGEVPSLRERVALAPVEGHDLDWERWVARGEEVGDDALAAARAQAQTDDIVQIEFTSGTTGRPKAVQIFSRALYNGGRCTACRAEIEDGCRYLHAMPFFHVGGSITAMASTYAVRGTQIVLPYFSPREVCAAIEREDATAAIGVPTMLIAMAVRAEEEGYAFERLRTVLTGGALVPAKVAATWIDRYDVGIANTYGMTETTGPCIQTGPSDPLERALETVGRPLPGVEVEIVEPGTETRVPIGVEGEVRFRGWGTMKGYLGDEEATAAALSQDGWMRSGDLGVLGSDGFVAITGRAKDIIIRGGENIAPKTIEDAIRKLVPDIVDVSVVGVPDEYYGEAVAAYVTLRDGATLTHEELTAALEGDVPAYRIPAHLRVVDAFPTTPSGKVQKFRLLEQFRAEAGPTSP, from the coding sequence ATGACGGTCACGCAGGCGACGGAGCCCAACGCGTCGTACTGGCATCAGGACCCGACGCCGATGCCGGCCCTGGACCGGCGCTACGACGAGCTGCTCCAGCACGGCGTCGACACCGTGCCGGACCGCGAGGCGCTCGTGTTCGTCCCCTACGGCGGCCAGGGGCCGTCGCGATGGACCTACGCCGAGCTGGGCCGCGACGTCGAGCGCGTGGCCCGCGCCCTGGTGGCCTGGGAGGTCCGCCGCGGCGAGGTCGTCGCCGTCTACGCCGCCAACCGCCCCGAGTTCGTCCTGCTGCAGTTCGCCTGCTCGCAGCTCGGCGCGATCGCCGTGCCGGTCAACCCGCTCTACGCCCCCGACGAGCTGGCCTATGTCCTGGATCGCGCCGCGGTCAAGGTCTGCTTCGCCGACGCCGTCCACAAGGACCTGGCGCTGTGGGACACGCTGGCGCGCATCGCCGGCGAGGTCCCGTCCCTGCGCGAGCGCGTGGCGCTGGCGCCCGTCGAGGGCCACGACCTGGACTGGGAGCGCTGGGTGGCGCGCGGCGAGGAGGTCGGCGACGACGCGCTGGCCGCCGCCCGGGCGCAGGCGCAGACCGACGACATCGTGCAGATCGAGTTCACCTCGGGCACGACCGGACGACCGAAGGCGGTGCAGATCTTCAGCCGCGCGCTGTACAACGGCGGCCGCTGCACGGCCTGCCGCGCCGAGATCGAGGACGGCTGCCGCTACCTGCACGCCATGCCGTTCTTCCACGTCGGCGGCAGCATCACGGCGATGGCCTCGACCTACGCGGTCCGCGGCACGCAGATCGTGCTGCCCTACTTCAGCCCCCGCGAGGTGTGCGCGGCGATCGAGCGCGAGGACGCGACCGCGGCGATCGGCGTGCCGACGATGCTCATCGCGATGGCCGTCCGGGCCGAGGAGGAGGGCTACGCGTTCGAGCGCCTGCGCACCGTGCTGACCGGCGGCGCGCTCGTGCCCGCCAAGGTCGCCGCGACGTGGATCGACCGCTACGACGTGGGGATCGCCAACACCTACGGGATGACCGAGACCACCGGGCCGTGCATCCAGACCGGCCCGTCGGACCCGCTGGAGCGCGCGCTGGAGACCGTCGGGCGCCCGCTGCCGGGCGTCGAGGTCGAGATCGTCGAGCCGGGCACCGAGACGCGCGTGCCGATCGGCGTCGAGGGCGAGGTCCGCTTCCGCGGCTGGGGCACGATGAAGGGCTACCTCGGCGACGAGGAGGCCACGGCGGCGGCGCTCAGCCAGGACGGCTGGATGCGCTCGGGCGACCTCGGCGTGCTCGGCTCCGACGGCTTCGTCGCGATCACCGGGCGGGCCAAGGACATCATCATCCGCGGCGGCGAGAACATCGCGCCCAAGACGATCGAGGACGCGATCCGCAAGCTCGTGCCCGACATCGTCGACGTCAGCGTCGTCGGCGTCCCCGACGAGTACTACGGCGAGGCGGTCGCCGCGTACGTGACGCTGCGCGACGGGGCCACGCTGACCCACGAGGAGCTGACGGCCGCGCTGGAGGGCGACGTGCCGGCCTACCGGATCCCCGCCCACCTGCGCGTCGTCGACGCCTTCCCGACCACGCCCTCGGGCAAGGTCCAGAAGTTCCGCCTGCTCGAGCAGTTCCGCGCGGAGGCTGGACCTACCTCCCCGTGA